The following coding sequences are from one Kosakonia sp. H02 window:
- the fepC gene encoding iron-enterobactin ABC transporter ATP-binding protein, which produces MTELSPRLRGEALTLGYGKKIIAEQLSVAIPDGHFTAIIGPNGCGKSTLLRTLSRLMTPAQGHVYLDGEQIQRFASKEVARRIGLLAQNATTPGDITVQELVARGRYPHQPLFTRWRKEDDEAVKRAMKATGVESLANQSVDTLSGGQRQRAWIAMVLAQETAIMLLDEPTTWLDISYQIDLLELLSELNREQGYTLAAVLHDLNQACRYATHLIALRDGNIVAQGAPKEIVTAELIDAVFGLRCMIIDDPVAHTPLVVPLGRNGA; this is translated from the coding sequence ATGACCGAGTTATCCCCCCGTTTGCGTGGCGAAGCGTTAACCCTTGGCTACGGCAAAAAGATTATCGCTGAGCAGTTGAGCGTGGCTATTCCCGATGGCCATTTCACCGCCATTATCGGCCCGAATGGCTGCGGAAAATCGACGCTGTTGCGCACCCTGAGCCGCCTGATGACGCCCGCACAAGGCCATGTTTATCTCGATGGCGAGCAGATCCAGCGTTTTGCCAGCAAAGAGGTGGCCAGGCGTATTGGCCTGCTGGCGCAAAATGCCACCACGCCTGGGGATATCACGGTGCAGGAACTGGTGGCGCGCGGGCGTTATCCGCATCAGCCGCTGTTTACTCGCTGGCGCAAAGAAGATGACGAGGCTGTTAAACGAGCGATGAAAGCCACCGGCGTGGAGAGCCTCGCAAACCAGAGCGTGGACACACTTTCCGGCGGGCAGCGTCAGCGGGCGTGGATCGCAATGGTGCTGGCGCAGGAGACGGCGATTATGCTGCTCGACGAGCCGACCACCTGGCTCGATATCAGCTATCAGATTGACTTGCTGGAATTGCTGAGCGAATTGAACCGCGAGCAGGGTTATACGCTGGCGGCGGTGCTGCATGATTTGAACCAGGCATGCCGCTACGCCACGCATTTGATTGCGCTGCGCGACGGCAACATTGTGGCGCAGGGCGCGCCGAAAGAGATTGTCACCGCAGAGTTGATCGATGCGGTGTTCGGTTTGCGCTGCATGATAATCGACGATCCGGTGGCGCATACGCCGCTGGTGGTGCCGCTTGGGCGCAACGGCGCATAA
- the fepG gene encoding iron-enterobactin ABC transporter permease, with protein sequence MMAPSRRLVGSCLLMVIAALLLALWGLRSGTVTLAFSQVFDALTGHAPRAMQLVVIEWRLPRVLMALLVGAALGVSGAIFQSLMRNPLGSPDVMGFNTGAWSGVLVAMVLFGQHLTAIALAAMAGGILTSLIVWLLAWRNGIETFRLIIVGIGVRAMLVAFNTWLLLKASLETALSAGLWNAGSLNGLTWAKTFPSVPIIVLMLLFAALLARRMRLLEMGDDSACALGVSVERSRLMLMLVAVALTAAATALAGPISFIALVAPHIARRLSATARWGLTQSALCGAVLLLLADMIAQRGFTPYQLPVGVVTVSLGGIYLIALLIQESRKK encoded by the coding sequence ATGATGGCTCCCTCGCGCCGGTTAGTCGGCAGTTGTCTGCTGATGGTTATCGCCGCGCTGCTGCTGGCGCTGTGGGGTTTACGCAGCGGCACTGTGACGCTCGCGTTCTCGCAGGTTTTCGACGCGCTAACCGGTCATGCGCCGCGCGCGATGCAATTAGTGGTGATAGAGTGGCGTCTGCCGCGCGTGCTGATGGCGTTGTTGGTCGGTGCGGCGCTTGGCGTGAGCGGCGCGATTTTCCAGTCGCTGATGCGAAACCCCCTTGGCAGCCCGGACGTGATGGGTTTTAACACCGGGGCGTGGAGCGGCGTGCTGGTGGCGATGGTGCTGTTTGGTCAGCATCTTACAGCGATTGCACTGGCAGCGATGGCGGGCGGCATTCTCACCTCGCTCATTGTCTGGCTGCTGGCCTGGCGCAACGGCATTGAAACCTTCCGCCTGATTATTGTCGGCATCGGCGTTCGCGCCATGCTGGTGGCGTTCAACACCTGGCTTCTGTTAAAGGCCTCGCTGGAAACGGCACTCTCCGCCGGGTTGTGGAATGCCGGGTCGCTTAACGGCTTGACCTGGGCAAAAACCTTCCCTTCCGTACCGATCATTGTGCTGATGCTACTTTTCGCCGCGCTGCTGGCGCGCCGTATGCGCCTTTTGGAGATGGGCGATGACAGCGCCTGTGCGCTTGGCGTCAGCGTCGAGCGTTCGCGTTTGATGTTGATGCTGGTGGCGGTGGCGCTGACCGCAGCCGCCACGGCGCTGGCCGGGCCGATTTCGTTTATCGCGCTGGTTGCGCCGCATATTGCCCGCCGCCTCAGCGCTACCGCCCGCTGGGGGTTAACCCAGTCGGCGCTGTGCGGCGCGGTGCTGTTATTGCTGGCGGATATGATTGCCCAGCGCGGTTTCACGCCGTATCAGTTGCCGGTTGGTGTGGTGACCGTCAGCCTCGGCGGTATTTACCTTATCGCCTTGTTAATTCAGGAGTCCCGCAAGAAATGA
- the fepD gene encoding Fe(3+)-siderophore ABC transporter permease translates to MSSSASPARALILVGLLILLILAAALSLLIGAKPMPASVVIDALWGVCQSADCTIIRDARLPRTLAGLLAGGALGIAGALMQTLTRNPLADPGLLGVNAGASFAIVLGAALLGAASPVEHLMLAFCGALAASLLVAFTGSQGGGQLSPVRLTLAGVALTAVLDGLSSGISLLDADVYDQLRFWQAGSLDIRTLQTLQVVLIPVLLAAGVALLLSRSLNSLSLGSDTATALGSKVARTQLLGLLAITVLCGSATAVVGPIAFIGLMMPHLARSLVGADHRWSLPVTLIATPALLLFADIIGRVIVPGELRVSVVSAFIGAPVLIVLVRRARGGGL, encoded by the coding sequence ATGTCGTCTTCAGCTTCCCCGGCGCGCGCACTGATCCTCGTCGGGTTATTGATACTGCTTATTCTCGCCGCCGCACTCAGCCTGTTGATTGGCGCAAAACCGATGCCCGCGTCGGTGGTCATCGATGCACTCTGGGGCGTCTGCCAAAGCGCTGATTGCACCATCATCCGCGATGCCCGCCTGCCGCGTACCCTGGCGGGGTTACTTGCGGGCGGTGCGCTGGGCATTGCCGGTGCGCTGATGCAAACCCTGACGCGAAATCCACTGGCCGACCCCGGTCTTTTAGGCGTTAACGCCGGAGCGAGTTTTGCCATTGTCCTCGGCGCGGCGCTGCTTGGCGCGGCATCACCCGTCGAACACCTCATGCTCGCCTTTTGCGGCGCGCTGGCGGCCTCGCTACTGGTAGCGTTTACCGGCAGCCAGGGCGGCGGGCAACTCAGCCCGGTGCGTTTGACGCTGGCGGGCGTCGCGCTCACCGCCGTGCTCGATGGCTTATCGAGCGGCATCTCGTTGCTGGATGCCGATGTCTACGATCAATTACGTTTCTGGCAGGCTGGCTCGCTGGATATCCGCACTCTGCAAACCTTACAAGTGGTGCTGATCCCGGTGCTGCTGGCGGCGGGTGTGGCATTGCTGCTTAGCCGCTCGCTCAATAGCCTGAGTCTCGGCAGCGACACCGCCACGGCGCTCGGCAGCAAAGTCGCACGTACCCAACTGTTAGGCTTGCTGGCGATCACCGTCTTGTGCGGCAGTGCTACGGCGGTAGTCGGCCCGATTGCGTTTATCGGCCTGATGATGCCGCACCTGGCACGCAGCCTGGTGGGCGCGGATCATCGCTGGTCGCTCCCCGTCACGCTGATTGCCACCCCTGCTCTGCTGCTGTTCGCGGATATTATTGGCCGGGTGATTGTGCCCGGCGAACTGCGCGTCTCGGTGGTCAGCGCCTTTATCGGTGCGCCGGTGTTAATTGTGCTGGTGCGCCGCGCACGTGGAGGTGGCTTATGA
- the entS gene encoding enterobactin transporter EntS: MKQHSWLLNVSLLRTHPAYRAVFLARFISILSLGLLGVAVPVQIQAMTHSSWQVGLSVTLTGGSMFVGLMIGGVLADRFERKKLILLARSTCGVGFIGLCLNALLPEPSLAAIYLLGVWDGFFGALGVTALLAATPALVGRENLMQAGAITMLTVRFGSVISPMVGGLLLASGGVVWNYGLAAVGTFITLLPLLSLPALPPPPQPREHPLKSLLTALQFLLRNPLIGGIALLGGLLTMASAVRVLYPALAMSWNMSAAEIGLLYAALPLGAAIGALTSGRLAHSERPGVIMLLTSVGAFIAIGLFSLMPVWPLGVVFLALCGWLTAVSSLLQYTLLQTQTPEAMLGRINGLWTAQNVTGDAIGAALLGAMGSMLTPAASASISGLVLAVIGLILVAVLGELRRFRQVQPGA, encoded by the coding sequence ATGAAGCAACACTCCTGGCTGCTGAATGTGAGCCTGCTGCGTACGCATCCGGCTTATCGCGCCGTTTTCTTAGCCCGTTTTATCTCGATTTTATCGCTGGGGTTATTGGGTGTGGCGGTGCCGGTGCAAATCCAGGCAATGACGCACTCAAGCTGGCAAGTGGGTCTGTCGGTGACGCTGACCGGTGGATCGATGTTTGTCGGCCTGATGATTGGCGGCGTGCTGGCGGATCGTTTTGAACGTAAGAAACTGATTTTACTGGCGCGTTCAACCTGTGGCGTGGGCTTTATTGGCCTGTGCCTGAACGCGTTATTACCCGAGCCTTCTCTGGCGGCAATCTACCTGCTCGGCGTGTGGGATGGGTTCTTCGGCGCGCTCGGCGTGACGGCGCTGCTGGCAGCAACACCGGCGCTGGTCGGGCGTGAAAACCTGATGCAGGCAGGCGCGATTACCATGCTCACCGTACGCTTCGGTTCGGTGATTTCTCCGATGGTTGGCGGCCTGCTGCTCGCCTCCGGCGGCGTAGTGTGGAACTACGGGCTGGCGGCGGTGGGGACGTTTATCACGCTACTGCCGTTACTCAGCCTGCCAGCGTTACCGCCGCCGCCGCAACCGCGCGAACATCCTCTTAAATCCCTTCTGACCGCGCTGCAATTTCTGCTGCGTAACCCGTTGATTGGCGGCATTGCGCTGCTCGGCGGGCTATTGACGATGGCCAGCGCCGTGCGCGTGTTGTACCCGGCGCTGGCGATGAGCTGGAACATGTCGGCAGCGGAAATCGGCCTGCTGTATGCCGCGCTGCCGCTGGGTGCGGCGATTGGGGCGTTAACCAGCGGCAGGCTGGCGCACAGCGAACGTCCCGGCGTGATTATGCTCCTTACCAGCGTCGGCGCGTTTATTGCCATTGGCCTGTTTAGCCTGATGCCCGTCTGGCCGCTTGGCGTGGTGTTTCTGGCGCTCTGCGGCTGGCTGACGGCGGTCAGTTCACTACTGCAATACACCCTGCTGCAAACTCAGACGCCGGAAGCGATGCTCGGGCGCATCAACGGCTTGTGGACGGCGCAAAACGTGACGGGCGATGCCATTGGCGCGGCGCTGCTGGGTGCGATGGGATCGATGTTGACGCCCGCCGCCTCGGCAAGTATCAGCGGGCTGGTGTTAGCGGTAATTGGACTGATTCTTGTGGCGGTGCTCGGTGAATTGCGGCGTTTTCGCCAGGTTCAGCCCGGTGCGTAA